A section of the Ciona intestinalis chromosome 4, KH, whole genome shotgun sequence genome encodes:
- the LOC100180893 gene encoding protein NLRC3-like isoform X1 gives MHERDSHYDVTKGMNKPSASADCIALNAQYETAPKGLWSSVDQQNNTDYNQNEILGGHNETVPKLHVTPHIPLNNHLSYGATDIEDEIIRNHDDIIGKRNSRPICPNHYANQYEDSFTSFELDSEFSLLDDEESVTSENVTTPKQPISATEETDQEGKEHRVVPGQSFQIENATVHIGDVHNHYYNNSRGAGESVLEKLKIDLHREAEDIASGIDLPIHTDRAIHAVKLQVSNKPESPGSSFEEEGFYTRRKDSAAVYQPPVGDVALTQIFNQKPGNTGSRNIKRKPGNTIMVTGQAGIGKTVITKMIIQLLLDQTLLPDTQFIFNIKLREVDFTVKRSLVETLLLHSGCEWEDFREHEKMIYDVLRKSPDVLVVLDGLDEADTDDFTQETRRYDPMKEEKISGHLKNLIRGTFLPKARVLITSRPRESHRIHPSCRPDLVLRVLGLDKSAQEELGQQICGKMWPKVREYIEQNPQIRVICYVPVMCILAFHALSCCLSKGRSGRLNSVTSVLEFALSCYIRSDHVGSDVDLRKLSFLAWSGFLKRKIIFSEEDLRSAGIETRAIQSFICTKVGGYSGQLRLLNCDKKSCFSHLIWQEFFTAIHAMFVISMEEFREHIHRFKHQRWEVVTRCMFGVSSKLISPRISGLIGDHNVVDFAAKRDLLMNLAKNSMHATSTTTDASLKLCRIFQVCEWTREACDVTITTTVASQLPRKIELVGHILPNDVTNLMLVVRSIEYDVIIDIRFNTLFIGAAMHQLFEEISKCPRVKIRNLYLSRNKIKNLDAAVLSKCLKGDVKHLYLDRTGITALGLRYITDGILQGNNKQCFQVEELNLTEVKITTEMATLLAGCIENIETLFLLKCKLDETGIIALANGIAGRSQPMTEVNLRGNKVSDAAALSLAQCVGNIRRFYVHDCNLGVVGLHYLARAIRELEVPLQDWYVHHNNLGDAGAVLVATCMHNITDEIRMDETGVTKAGLQALTEARNKLTHKPEIHLGKIEGVGDVTLND, from the exons ATGCATGAACGAGATagtcattatgatgtcacaaaaggAATGAATAAACCTTCG gCCTCAGCAGATTGCATAGCGTTGAATGCTCAATATGAAACAG ctcCAAAGGGATTATGGTCTTCAGTTGATCAACAAAATAACACTGATTATAACCAG aATGAAATTCTTGGTGGTCATAACGAAacag TACCCAAGCTTCACGTCACACCTCATATACCATTGAATAATCACTTG TCTTACGGAGCAACGGATATTGAAGATGAAATTATTAGAAatcatgatgacatcatag gCAAAAGAAATTCAAGACCAATTTGCCCAAACCATTACGCCAATCAATATGAAGATAGCTTCACTTCATTTGAGTTAGATAGTGAG ttctcCCTCCTTGATGATGAGGAGTCTGTGACATCAGAAAATGTGACGA ccCCAAAGCAACCAATATCTGCAACTGAAGAAACTGATCAAGAAGGAAAAgag catAGAGTTGTACCTGGACAAAGTTTTCAAATCGAAAACGCAACAGTACACATTGGAGATGTACACAACCACTATTATAATAATAGCAGGGGGGCTGGTGAATCTGTTT TGGAGAAATTAAAGATTGATCTTCATAGAGAAGCGGAGGACATTGCATCCGGGATTGATCTTCCAATTCATACAGATCGTGCCATTCATGCTGTGAAGCTGCAAGTGTCCAACAAACCAGAGAGCCCCGGTTCAAGTTTTGAGGAGGAAGGTTTTTACACGCGGAGAAAAGATTCGGCCGCAGTTTACCAGCCCCCTGTTGGTGATGTCGCTCTTACTCAGATATTTAACCAGAAGCCAGGCAACACTGGAagcagaaatataaaaaggaaACCTGGAAACACTATCATGGTCACAG gCCAAGCTGGAATTGGAAAGACAGTGATAACGAAGATGATCATTCAGCTCCTCCTGGATCAAACTCTTCTCCCTGATACTCAGTTTATCTTCAACATCAAACTCCGGGAGGTTGATTTTACAGTGAAGAGAAGTTTGGTAGAAACTCTTCTTCTACATTCTGGATGCGAGTGGGAAGACTTTAGAGAGCATGAGAAGATGATATATGATGTTTTACGGAAGAGTCCGGATGTTCTTGTTGTTCTGGATGGATTGGATGAAGCGGACACGGATGATTTCACTCAGGAGACGAGAAGATATGATCCGATGAAAGAAGAGAAAATATCGGGTCATCTCAAGAATTTGATCCGAGGAACCTTCCTCCCAAAAGCTCGCGTCCTCATCACTTCCAGGCCACGCGAAAGTCACCGCATCCACCCCTCCTGTCGTCCCGATTTAGTTCTTCGTGTGCTTGGTCTTGATAAGTCTGCACAGGAGGAATTAGGGCAACAGATCTGTGGAAAGATGTGGCCTAAAGTTCGTGAATATATCGAACAAAATCCACAAATACGAGTAATATGTTACGTGCCTGTTATGTGCATTCTCGCATTTCATGCTCTGTCTTGCTGCTTATCTAAAGGTCGCAGTGGAAGATTAAACAGTGTGACGAGCGTCCTTGAATTTGCTCTTAGTTGCTACATCCGATCCGATCATGTAGGGAGTGATGTTGACCTTCGGAAGCTATCCTTTCTTGCTTGGAGCGGATTCTTGAAGAGAAAGATCATCTTCAGTGAAGAGGACTTAAGGAGCGCTGGAATTGAAACTCGAGCGATTCAATCTTTCATCTGCACAAAAGTTGGAGGTTATTCTGGACAGCTGAGGCTTCTTAACTGTGACAAGAAGAGTTGTTTTTCTCACCTAATTTGGCAGGAATTTTTCACAGCGATTCAtgcaatgtttgttatttctatggaGGAGTTCAGAGAACATATTcacag ATTTAAACATCAGAGGTGGGAAGTTGTAACACGTTGTATGTTTGGTGTATCAAGCAAACTTATCTCTCCTCGTATATCTGGGTTAATTGGCGACCACAATGTAGTTGATTTCGCTGCAAAACGAGATTTGTTGATGAACCTTGCAAAGAATTCAATGCACGcaacatcaacaacaacagatgCTTCTTTGAAACTTTGTCGGATTTTCCAAGTTTGTGAGTGGACAAGAGAAgcctgtgatgtcacaatcacaACCACTGTTGCATCACAATTGCCCCGTAAGATTGAGTTGGTTGGTCATATTCTTCctaatgatgtcacaaacctAATGCTGGTTGTCCGGTCAATagaatatgatgtcataatagatATTCGATTCAACACATTATTTATAGGTGCTGCCATGCATCAACTTTTTGAAGAAATTTCAAAATGTCCGCGagtaaaa ATAAGGAATTTGTATTTGTCccgaaacaaaataaaaaatttggatGCTGCAGTGTTGTCCAAATGTTTAAAAGGAGATGTGAAACACTTGTATTTGGATAGAACTGGAATCACTGCTCTTGGATTACGTTACATCACTGATGGTATACTGCAGGGAAATAACAAG cAATGTTTCCAGGTGGAGGAATTGAACTTAACTGAAGTTAAAATTACCACTGAAATGGCAACACTTCTTGCTGGATGCATTGAGAATAtagaaactttatttttactcaAATGTAAATTGGATGAAACTGGAATCATAGCACTGGCAAACGGAATTGCTGGAAGAAGTCAACCA ATGACAGAAGTTAACCTCCGTGGTAACAAGGTGTCAGATGCTGCAGCTCTTTCTCTTGCTCAGTGTGTGGGAAATATACGGAGGTTTTACGTTCATGATTGCAACCTCGGTGTGGTTGGTTTACATTATTTGGCACGAGCAATAAGAGAACTGGAAGTCCCg CTTCAGGATTGGTATGTCCACCACAATAACTTGGGGGATGCAGGTGCTGTACTTGTGGCAACTTGCATGCATAATATCACTGATGAAATTAGAATGGATGAGACCGGAGTTACAAAAGCTGGTTTACAAGCATTAACTGAAGCAAGGAACAAATTAACTCAT AAACCTGAGATTCATCTTGGAAAAATTGAAGGTGTTGGCGATGTCACACTGAATGATTGA
- the LOC100180893 gene encoding NLR family CARD domain-containing protein 3-like isoform X4: MHERDSHYDVTKGMNKPSASADCIALNAQYETAPKGLWSSVDQQNNTDYNQNEILGGHNETVPKLHVTPHIPLNNHLSYGATDIEDEIIRNHDDIIGKRNSRPICPNHYANQYEDSFTSFELDSEFSLLDDEESVTSENVTTPKQPISATEETDQEGKEHRVVPGQSFQIENATVHIGDVHNHYYNNSRGAGESVLEKLKIDLHREAEDIASGIDLPIHTDRAIHAVKLQVSNKPESPGSSFEEEGFYTRRKDSAAVYQPPVGDVALTQIFNQKPGNTGSRNIKRKPGNTIMVTGQAGIGKTVITKMIIQLLLDQTLLPDTQFIFNIKLREVDFTVKRSLVETLLLHSGCEWEDFREHEKMIYDVLRKSPDVLVVLDGLDEADTDDFTQETRRYDPMKEEKISGHLKNLIRGTFLPKARVLITSRPRESHRIHPSCRPDLVLRVLGLDKSAQEELGQQICGKMWPKVREYIEQNPQIRVICYVPVMCILAFHALSCCLSKGRSGRLNSVTSVLEFALSCYIRSDHVGSDVDLRKLSFLAWSGFLKRKIIFSEEDLRSAGIETRAIQSFICTKVGGYSGQLRLLNCDKKSCFSHLIWQEFFTAIHAMFVISMEEFREHIHRFKHQRWEVVTRCMFGVSSKLISPRISGLIGDHNVVDFAAKRDLLMNLAKNSMHATSTTTDASLKLCRIFQVCEWTREACDVTITTTVASQLPRAAMHQLFEEISKCPRVKIRNLYLSRNKIKNLDAAVLSKCLKGDVKHLYLDRTGITALGLRYITDGILQGNNKQCFQVEELNLTEVKITTEMATLLAGCIENIETLFLLKCKLDETGIIALANGIAGRSQPMTEVNLRGNKVSDAAALSLAQCVGNIRRFYVHDCNLGVVGLHYLARAIRELEVPLQDWYVHHNNLGDAGAVLVATCMHNITDEIRMDETGVTKAGLQALTEARNKLTHKPEIHLGKIEGVGDVTLND; this comes from the exons ATGCATGAACGAGATagtcattatgatgtcacaaaaggAATGAATAAACCTTCG gCCTCAGCAGATTGCATAGCGTTGAATGCTCAATATGAAACAG ctcCAAAGGGATTATGGTCTTCAGTTGATCAACAAAATAACACTGATTATAACCAG aATGAAATTCTTGGTGGTCATAACGAAacag TACCCAAGCTTCACGTCACACCTCATATACCATTGAATAATCACTTG TCTTACGGAGCAACGGATATTGAAGATGAAATTATTAGAAatcatgatgacatcatag gCAAAAGAAATTCAAGACCAATTTGCCCAAACCATTACGCCAATCAATATGAAGATAGCTTCACTTCATTTGAGTTAGATAGTGAG ttctcCCTCCTTGATGATGAGGAGTCTGTGACATCAGAAAATGTGACGA ccCCAAAGCAACCAATATCTGCAACTGAAGAAACTGATCAAGAAGGAAAAgag catAGAGTTGTACCTGGACAAAGTTTTCAAATCGAAAACGCAACAGTACACATTGGAGATGTACACAACCACTATTATAATAATAGCAGGGGGGCTGGTGAATCTGTTT TGGAGAAATTAAAGATTGATCTTCATAGAGAAGCGGAGGACATTGCATCCGGGATTGATCTTCCAATTCATACAGATCGTGCCATTCATGCTGTGAAGCTGCAAGTGTCCAACAAACCAGAGAGCCCCGGTTCAAGTTTTGAGGAGGAAGGTTTTTACACGCGGAGAAAAGATTCGGCCGCAGTTTACCAGCCCCCTGTTGGTGATGTCGCTCTTACTCAGATATTTAACCAGAAGCCAGGCAACACTGGAagcagaaatataaaaaggaaACCTGGAAACACTATCATGGTCACAG gCCAAGCTGGAATTGGAAAGACAGTGATAACGAAGATGATCATTCAGCTCCTCCTGGATCAAACTCTTCTCCCTGATACTCAGTTTATCTTCAACATCAAACTCCGGGAGGTTGATTTTACAGTGAAGAGAAGTTTGGTAGAAACTCTTCTTCTACATTCTGGATGCGAGTGGGAAGACTTTAGAGAGCATGAGAAGATGATATATGATGTTTTACGGAAGAGTCCGGATGTTCTTGTTGTTCTGGATGGATTGGATGAAGCGGACACGGATGATTTCACTCAGGAGACGAGAAGATATGATCCGATGAAAGAAGAGAAAATATCGGGTCATCTCAAGAATTTGATCCGAGGAACCTTCCTCCCAAAAGCTCGCGTCCTCATCACTTCCAGGCCACGCGAAAGTCACCGCATCCACCCCTCCTGTCGTCCCGATTTAGTTCTTCGTGTGCTTGGTCTTGATAAGTCTGCACAGGAGGAATTAGGGCAACAGATCTGTGGAAAGATGTGGCCTAAAGTTCGTGAATATATCGAACAAAATCCACAAATACGAGTAATATGTTACGTGCCTGTTATGTGCATTCTCGCATTTCATGCTCTGTCTTGCTGCTTATCTAAAGGTCGCAGTGGAAGATTAAACAGTGTGACGAGCGTCCTTGAATTTGCTCTTAGTTGCTACATCCGATCCGATCATGTAGGGAGTGATGTTGACCTTCGGAAGCTATCCTTTCTTGCTTGGAGCGGATTCTTGAAGAGAAAGATCATCTTCAGTGAAGAGGACTTAAGGAGCGCTGGAATTGAAACTCGAGCGATTCAATCTTTCATCTGCACAAAAGTTGGAGGTTATTCTGGACAGCTGAGGCTTCTTAACTGTGACAAGAAGAGTTGTTTTTCTCACCTAATTTGGCAGGAATTTTTCACAGCGATTCAtgcaatgtttgttatttctatggaGGAGTTCAGAGAACATATTcacag ATTTAAACATCAGAGGTGGGAAGTTGTAACACGTTGTATGTTTGGTGTATCAAGCAAACTTATCTCTCCTCGTATATCTGGGTTAATTGGCGACCACAATGTAGTTGATTTCGCTGCAAAACGAGATTTGTTGATGAACCTTGCAAAGAATTCAATGCACGcaacatcaacaacaacagatgCTTCTTTGAAACTTTGTCGGATTTTCCAAGTTTGTGAGTGGACAAGAGAAgcctgtgatgtcacaatcacaACCACTGTTGCATCACAATTGCCCC GTGCTGCCATGCATCAACTTTTTGAAGAAATTTCAAAATGTCCGCGagtaaaa ATAAGGAATTTGTATTTGTCccgaaacaaaataaaaaatttggatGCTGCAGTGTTGTCCAAATGTTTAAAAGGAGATGTGAAACACTTGTATTTGGATAGAACTGGAATCACTGCTCTTGGATTACGTTACATCACTGATGGTATACTGCAGGGAAATAACAAG cAATGTTTCCAGGTGGAGGAATTGAACTTAACTGAAGTTAAAATTACCACTGAAATGGCAACACTTCTTGCTGGATGCATTGAGAATAtagaaactttatttttactcaAATGTAAATTGGATGAAACTGGAATCATAGCACTGGCAAACGGAATTGCTGGAAGAAGTCAACCA ATGACAGAAGTTAACCTCCGTGGTAACAAGGTGTCAGATGCTGCAGCTCTTTCTCTTGCTCAGTGTGTGGGAAATATACGGAGGTTTTACGTTCATGATTGCAACCTCGGTGTGGTTGGTTTACATTATTTGGCACGAGCAATAAGAGAACTGGAAGTCCCg CTTCAGGATTGGTATGTCCACCACAATAACTTGGGGGATGCAGGTGCTGTACTTGTGGCAACTTGCATGCATAATATCACTGATGAAATTAGAATGGATGAGACCGGAGTTACAAAAGCTGGTTTACAAGCATTAACTGAAGCAAGGAACAAATTAACTCAT AAACCTGAGATTCATCTTGGAAAAATTGAAGGTGTTGGCGATGTCACACTGAATGATTGA
- the LOC100180893 gene encoding protein NLRC3-like isoform X2, whose translation MHERDSHYDVTKGMNKPSASADCIALNAQYETAPKGLWSSVDQQNNTDYNQNEILGGHNETVPKLHVTPHIPLNNHLSYGATDIEDEIIRNHDDIIGKRNSRPICPNHYANQYEDSFTSFELDSEFSLLDDEESVTSENVTTPKQPISATEETDQEGKEHRVVPGQSFQIENATVHIGDVHNHYYNNSRGAGESVLEKLKIDLHREAEDIASGIDLPIHTDRAIHAVKLQVSNKPESPGSSFEEEGFYTRRKDSAAVYQPPVGDVALTQIFNQKPGNTGSRNIKRKPGNTIMVTGQAGIGKTVITKMIIQLLLDQTLLPDTQFIFNIKLREVDFTVKRSLVETLLLHSGCEWEDFREHEKMIYDVLRKSPDVLVVLDGLDEADTDDFTQETRRYDPMKEEKISGHLKNLIRGTFLPKARVLITSRPRESHRIHPSCRPDLVLRVLGLDKSAQEELGQQICGKMWPKVREYIEQNPQIRVICYVPVMCILAFHALSCCLSKGRSGRLNSVTSVLEFALSCYIRSDHVGSDVDLRKLSFLAWSGFLKRKIIFSEEDLRSAGIETRAIQSFICTKVGGYSGQLRLLNCDKKSCFSHLIWQEFFTAIHAMFVISMEEFREHIHRFKHQRWEVVTRCMFGVSSKLISPRISGLIGDHNVVDFAAKRDLLMNLAKNSMHATSTTTDASLKLCRIFQVCEWTREACDVTITTTVASQLPRKIELVGHILPNDVTNLMLVVRSIEYDVIIDIRFNTLFIGAAMHQLFEEISKCPRVKIRNLYLSRNKIKNLDAAVLSKCLKGDVKHLYLDRTGITALGLRYITDGILQGNNKVEELNLTEVKITTEMATLLAGCIENIETLFLLKCKLDETGIIALANGIAGRSQPMTEVNLRGNKVSDAAALSLAQCVGNIRRFYVHDCNLGVVGLHYLARAIRELEVPLQDWYVHHNNLGDAGAVLVATCMHNITDEIRMDETGVTKAGLQALTEARNKLTHKPEIHLGKIEGVGDVTLND comes from the exons ATGCATGAACGAGATagtcattatgatgtcacaaaaggAATGAATAAACCTTCG gCCTCAGCAGATTGCATAGCGTTGAATGCTCAATATGAAACAG ctcCAAAGGGATTATGGTCTTCAGTTGATCAACAAAATAACACTGATTATAACCAG aATGAAATTCTTGGTGGTCATAACGAAacag TACCCAAGCTTCACGTCACACCTCATATACCATTGAATAATCACTTG TCTTACGGAGCAACGGATATTGAAGATGAAATTATTAGAAatcatgatgacatcatag gCAAAAGAAATTCAAGACCAATTTGCCCAAACCATTACGCCAATCAATATGAAGATAGCTTCACTTCATTTGAGTTAGATAGTGAG ttctcCCTCCTTGATGATGAGGAGTCTGTGACATCAGAAAATGTGACGA ccCCAAAGCAACCAATATCTGCAACTGAAGAAACTGATCAAGAAGGAAAAgag catAGAGTTGTACCTGGACAAAGTTTTCAAATCGAAAACGCAACAGTACACATTGGAGATGTACACAACCACTATTATAATAATAGCAGGGGGGCTGGTGAATCTGTTT TGGAGAAATTAAAGATTGATCTTCATAGAGAAGCGGAGGACATTGCATCCGGGATTGATCTTCCAATTCATACAGATCGTGCCATTCATGCTGTGAAGCTGCAAGTGTCCAACAAACCAGAGAGCCCCGGTTCAAGTTTTGAGGAGGAAGGTTTTTACACGCGGAGAAAAGATTCGGCCGCAGTTTACCAGCCCCCTGTTGGTGATGTCGCTCTTACTCAGATATTTAACCAGAAGCCAGGCAACACTGGAagcagaaatataaaaaggaaACCTGGAAACACTATCATGGTCACAG gCCAAGCTGGAATTGGAAAGACAGTGATAACGAAGATGATCATTCAGCTCCTCCTGGATCAAACTCTTCTCCCTGATACTCAGTTTATCTTCAACATCAAACTCCGGGAGGTTGATTTTACAGTGAAGAGAAGTTTGGTAGAAACTCTTCTTCTACATTCTGGATGCGAGTGGGAAGACTTTAGAGAGCATGAGAAGATGATATATGATGTTTTACGGAAGAGTCCGGATGTTCTTGTTGTTCTGGATGGATTGGATGAAGCGGACACGGATGATTTCACTCAGGAGACGAGAAGATATGATCCGATGAAAGAAGAGAAAATATCGGGTCATCTCAAGAATTTGATCCGAGGAACCTTCCTCCCAAAAGCTCGCGTCCTCATCACTTCCAGGCCACGCGAAAGTCACCGCATCCACCCCTCCTGTCGTCCCGATTTAGTTCTTCGTGTGCTTGGTCTTGATAAGTCTGCACAGGAGGAATTAGGGCAACAGATCTGTGGAAAGATGTGGCCTAAAGTTCGTGAATATATCGAACAAAATCCACAAATACGAGTAATATGTTACGTGCCTGTTATGTGCATTCTCGCATTTCATGCTCTGTCTTGCTGCTTATCTAAAGGTCGCAGTGGAAGATTAAACAGTGTGACGAGCGTCCTTGAATTTGCTCTTAGTTGCTACATCCGATCCGATCATGTAGGGAGTGATGTTGACCTTCGGAAGCTATCCTTTCTTGCTTGGAGCGGATTCTTGAAGAGAAAGATCATCTTCAGTGAAGAGGACTTAAGGAGCGCTGGAATTGAAACTCGAGCGATTCAATCTTTCATCTGCACAAAAGTTGGAGGTTATTCTGGACAGCTGAGGCTTCTTAACTGTGACAAGAAGAGTTGTTTTTCTCACCTAATTTGGCAGGAATTTTTCACAGCGATTCAtgcaatgtttgttatttctatggaGGAGTTCAGAGAACATATTcacag ATTTAAACATCAGAGGTGGGAAGTTGTAACACGTTGTATGTTTGGTGTATCAAGCAAACTTATCTCTCCTCGTATATCTGGGTTAATTGGCGACCACAATGTAGTTGATTTCGCTGCAAAACGAGATTTGTTGATGAACCTTGCAAAGAATTCAATGCACGcaacatcaacaacaacagatgCTTCTTTGAAACTTTGTCGGATTTTCCAAGTTTGTGAGTGGACAAGAGAAgcctgtgatgtcacaatcacaACCACTGTTGCATCACAATTGCCCCGTAAGATTGAGTTGGTTGGTCATATTCTTCctaatgatgtcacaaacctAATGCTGGTTGTCCGGTCAATagaatatgatgtcataatagatATTCGATTCAACACATTATTTATAGGTGCTGCCATGCATCAACTTTTTGAAGAAATTTCAAAATGTCCGCGagtaaaa ATAAGGAATTTGTATTTGTCccgaaacaaaataaaaaatttggatGCTGCAGTGTTGTCCAAATGTTTAAAAGGAGATGTGAAACACTTGTATTTGGATAGAACTGGAATCACTGCTCTTGGATTACGTTACATCACTGATGGTATACTGCAGGGAAATAACAAG GTGGAGGAATTGAACTTAACTGAAGTTAAAATTACCACTGAAATGGCAACACTTCTTGCTGGATGCATTGAGAATAtagaaactttatttttactcaAATGTAAATTGGATGAAACTGGAATCATAGCACTGGCAAACGGAATTGCTGGAAGAAGTCAACCA ATGACAGAAGTTAACCTCCGTGGTAACAAGGTGTCAGATGCTGCAGCTCTTTCTCTTGCTCAGTGTGTGGGAAATATACGGAGGTTTTACGTTCATGATTGCAACCTCGGTGTGGTTGGTTTACATTATTTGGCACGAGCAATAAGAGAACTGGAAGTCCCg CTTCAGGATTGGTATGTCCACCACAATAACTTGGGGGATGCAGGTGCTGTACTTGTGGCAACTTGCATGCATAATATCACTGATGAAATTAGAATGGATGAGACCGGAGTTACAAAAGCTGGTTTACAAGCATTAACTGAAGCAAGGAACAAATTAACTCAT AAACCTGAGATTCATCTTGGAAAAATTGAAGGTGTTGGCGATGTCACACTGAATGATTGA